From a region of the Hyphomicrobiales bacterium genome:
- a CDS encoding MBL fold metallo-hydrolase produces MVRITFVGSGDAFAAGGRFNPCFHVKTAPGAVLIDCGATSLVALRKQGIDPSSIATIFISHLHGDHYGGLPALLLEAKLVGKRTRPLAIAGPAGLRARLAAAIEALYPRYSKVDWGFDLQLVELQPRAEMQVAGIGVTAFEVEHFSGAPSLALRLVFGDKILAYSGDTQWTETLVEVARGADLFICECYMFEKELRGHMTYRRIMENADRLEAKRLMLTHMSGDMLAHQDDIDRARAVPAEDGMVVEL; encoded by the coding sequence GTGGTTCGCATCACATTCGTCGGCTCGGGCGATGCGTTCGCGGCCGGCGGCCGGTTCAATCCGTGCTTCCACGTCAAGACAGCTCCCGGCGCCGTTCTCATCGACTGCGGCGCGACCTCGCTGGTTGCGCTCAGGAAGCAGGGAATCGACCCAAGCTCCATCGCGACGATCTTCATCAGCCATCTGCATGGCGACCACTATGGCGGCCTGCCCGCCTTGCTGCTTGAGGCCAAGCTGGTCGGCAAGCGAACCCGCCCGCTCGCCATCGCCGGGCCGGCGGGCCTCCGCGCGCGGCTGGCGGCCGCCATCGAGGCGCTCTATCCGCGCTACTCCAAGGTTGATTGGGGCTTCGACCTGCAGCTTGTCGAACTCCAGCCGCGCGCTGAGATGCAGGTGGCGGGTATCGGCGTAACCGCATTCGAGGTAGAGCATTTTTCAGGCGCGCCGTCATTGGCGCTGCGGCTCGTCTTTGGCGACAAGATCCTGGCTTATTCCGGCGATACGCAGTGGACCGAGACACTGGTCGAGGTTGCCAGGGGCGCCGATCTGTTCATCTGCGAATGCTATATGTTCGAGAAAGAGCTGCGCGGCCACATGACCTACAGGCGGATCATGGAAAATGCCGACCGGCTTGAGGCCAAGCGGCTGATGCTGACCCATATGAGCGGCGACATGCTCGCCCACCAGGACGACATCGACCGGGCCCGCGCCGTCCCTGCCGAGGACGGCATGGTGGTGGAATTGTAG
- a CDS encoding uracil-DNA glycosylase family protein, whose translation MAEDLAALLGSIRACRACRDAPLFPPPLAHEPRPVLRASGTARLCVAGQAPGTRVHASGVPFSDPSGARLRQWMGVSDEEFYDDSRVAVVPMGFCFPGLDRKGGDLAPRRECARTWHDRLLAALPNIELVLAVGRYAHAYHLKGAQGKTLTETMRAWREVYEPGAARRVMPLPHPSWRNTAWLKRNPWFETDLLPVLRAEVRVLL comes from the coding sequence ATGGCCGAAGATCTCGCTGCGCTCCTGGGCTCCATCCGCGCCTGCCGCGCCTGCCGCGACGCGCCGCTATTTCCGCCGCCGCTGGCGCACGAGCCGCGGCCGGTGCTGCGGGCGTCCGGAACCGCCCGGCTATGCGTTGCCGGCCAGGCGCCCGGCACCCGGGTGCATGCGAGCGGGGTGCCCTTTTCCGACCCGTCGGGCGCGCGCCTTCGTCAGTGGATGGGCGTGTCGGATGAGGAATTCTACGATGACAGCCGCGTCGCCGTCGTGCCCATGGGCTTCTGTTTCCCCGGGCTTGACCGGAAAGGCGGCGACCTGGCGCCGCGCAGGGAATGCGCCCGCACCTGGCACGACCGGCTATTGGCCGCGCTGCCCAATATCGAGCTGGTGCTCGCCGTCGGCCGCTATGCCCACGCCTACCATCTCAAGGGCGCGCAAGGGAAGACTCTGACCGAGACCATGCGCGCCTGGCGCGAGGTCTACGAGCCGGGCGCGGCGCGCCGGGTCATGCCGCTGCCGCACCCCTCCTGGCGCAACACCGCCTGGCTCAAGCGCAATCCCTGGTTTGAGACGGACCTCTTGCCCGTCCTGCGCGCCGAGGTCAGGGTGTTGCTATAG
- a CDS encoding NAD(P)-dependent oxidoreductase: MAKVAFIGLGVMGYPMAGHLKARGGHELTVYNRTAAKAEQWCKQHGGTAKPTPAEAAAGQDFVFCCVGNDNDLRAVTLGADGAFEKMAKGAVFIDNTTASADIARELHAVGKKKGFGVLDAPVSGGQAGAENGQLTVMVGGDKAHFDTAKPVIDCYAKATTLMGPSGAGQLTKMVNQIAIAGLVQGLSEAIHFGKKAGLDMNLVIDVIAKGAAQSWQMDNRAATMIEGKFDFGFAVDWMRKDLSICVEEARRNGAHLPVSALVDQFYSQVQKMGGKRWDTSSLIALLDRE; the protein is encoded by the coding sequence ATGGCAAAGGTTGCGTTCATCGGTCTGGGCGTCATGGGCTATCCCATGGCCGGCCACCTGAAGGCGCGCGGCGGGCACGAGCTCACCGTCTACAACCGCACCGCCGCCAAGGCCGAGCAATGGTGCAAGCAGCATGGCGGAACCGCCAAGCCGACGCCGGCGGAGGCGGCCGCAGGCCAGGATTTCGTGTTCTGCTGCGTCGGCAACGACAACGATCTGCGCGCCGTGACCTTAGGCGCGGACGGCGCCTTCGAGAAGATGGCCAAAGGAGCGGTGTTCATCGACAACACCACCGCTTCCGCCGACATCGCCCGCGAACTCCACGCCGTCGGCAAGAAGAAAGGCTTCGGCGTCCTCGACGCGCCGGTCTCCGGCGGTCAGGCGGGGGCCGAGAACGGCCAGCTCACGGTCATGGTCGGCGGCGACAAGGCGCATTTCGACACCGCCAAGCCGGTCATCGACTGCTATGCCAAGGCGACGACGTTGATGGGGCCTTCCGGCGCCGGGCAGCTGACCAAGATGGTCAACCAGATCGCCATCGCCGGCCTCGTCCAGGGCCTGTCGGAAGCGATCCATTTCGGCAAGAAGGCCGGGCTGGACATGAATCTCGTCATCGACGTCATCGCCAAGGGCGCGGCCCAGTCCTGGCAGATGGACAACCGGGCGGCGACGATGATCGAGGGCAAATTCGATTTCGGCTTCGCGGTCGACTGGATGCGCAAGGATCTGAGCATCTGCGTCGAAGAGGCGCGGCGCAACGGCGCCCACCTTCCGGTGAGCGCGCTCGTCGACCAGTTCTACTCGCAGGTGCAGAAGATGGGCGGCAAGCGCTGGGACACCTCGAGCCTGATCGCCCTTCTCGACCGGGAATGA
- a CDS encoding ABC transporter permease, with product MNIDLFLRYGPRLGDGVLVTAELVALSVLIGAAIALPMALARLSGNRLLRAAAFAYCYFFRGTPLLAQVFLIYYGAGQFRAELEAVGLWTLFRDAFFCAVFTFTLNTGAYQAEILRGAILAVPEGQREAAKALGLKRLATYLRVILPQAIITALRPLGNEIILMIKVSAIASVITVFDLMGATRLAFARSFDFEVYLWAAVLYLAIVEAMRRGWDRLETRLTRHLRMAP from the coding sequence ATGAACATCGACCTGTTCCTGCGCTACGGGCCGCGCCTTGGCGATGGGGTCCTGGTCACCGCCGAGCTGGTGGCGCTGTCGGTCCTGATCGGCGCCGCCATCGCGCTGCCGATGGCGCTCGCCCGGCTCAGCGGCAACCGGCTGTTGCGCGCGGCCGCCTTCGCCTACTGCTACTTCTTCCGCGGCACGCCGCTTCTGGCCCAGGTCTTCCTGATCTATTACGGCGCCGGCCAGTTCCGCGCCGAACTCGAGGCCGTCGGCCTGTGGACCCTGTTCCGCGATGCCTTCTTCTGCGCCGTGTTCACCTTCACGCTCAATACCGGCGCCTATCAGGCGGAGATCCTGCGCGGCGCCATCCTGGCGGTGCCGGAGGGCCAGCGGGAGGCGGCCAAGGCGCTCGGCTTGAAGCGTCTTGCGACCTATCTCAGGGTCATCCTGCCGCAGGCCATCATCACCGCCCTGCGCCCGCTCGGCAACGAGATCATCCTGATGATCAAGGTCTCGGCCATTGCCAGCGTGATCACCGTGTTCGACCTGATGGGAGCCACGCGGCTCGCCTTCGCGCGCTCGTTCGATTTCGAGGTCTATCTCTGGGCGGCGGTGCTCTATCTGGCCATTGTCGAGGCGATGCGGCGCGGCTGGGACCGGCTGGAAACGCGGCTCACGCGGCATCTGCGCATGGCCCCCTGA
- a CDS encoding ABC transporter permease, with translation MADLFALLSYGPEGWGDEIAAGTWLTIRLALATLPFGLVLGFLVALGRDTKKRVPAVIALRAAANAYTTIFRGLPELLTLFIIYYGGQILLQSLVNLFVAGAYVEVSGFLAGMVALGLVFSAFASEVFLGALRAISAGQIEAAQALGLKRWQTLRFVIVPQLWRYALPGLGNLWLVLLKDTSLVSVIALSDLLRQTNVAVGVSKQPFFFYLLACLIYLVMSMVSGVAIQALEAWTYRSERRVGAA, from the coding sequence ATGGCCGATCTATTCGCACTGCTGAGCTATGGCCCCGAAGGCTGGGGCGACGAAATCGCCGCCGGCACGTGGCTGACCATCCGGCTGGCGCTGGCGACGCTGCCCTTCGGGCTGGTGCTCGGCTTCCTGGTCGCGCTCGGCCGCGACACCAAAAAGCGGGTGCCCGCCGTCATCGCGCTGCGCGCCGCCGCCAACGCCTATACGACGATTTTTCGTGGCCTGCCCGAGCTCCTGACCCTGTTCATCATCTATTATGGCGGCCAGATCCTGCTGCAGTCGCTGGTCAACCTGTTCGTCGCGGGCGCCTATGTCGAGGTCAGCGGCTTCCTCGCCGGCATGGTCGCGCTCGGCCTGGTGTTCTCGGCCTTCGCCAGCGAGGTCTTTCTCGGCGCGCTGAGGGCGATCTCGGCCGGGCAGATCGAGGCCGCCCAGGCGCTCGGCCTCAAGCGCTGGCAGACCCTGCGCTTCGTCATCGTCCCGCAATTGTGGCGCTATGCCCTGCCCGGTCTCGGCAATCTGTGGCTGGTGCTGCTCAAGGACACCTCGCTGGTCTCGGTGATCGCGCTTTCCGACCTGTTGCGCCAGACCAACGTCGCGGTCGGCGTCAGCAAGCAGCCCTTCTTCTTCTATCTCCTCGCCTGCCTGATCTACCTCGTCATGTCGATGGTCTCGGGCGTCGCGATCCAGGCGCTCGAGGCGTGGACCTACCGCAGCGAACGCAGGGTGGGCGCGGCATGA
- a CDS encoding ABC transporter substrate-binding protein: MKTKQTIIAVLALALSAGASAAKDWTTVRIGTEGAYPPFNYVDTNNELQGFDIDIAKALCAQMKVECVFVAQDWDGIIPALLANKYDAIVASMSITDERKQTVDFTEKYYTNALTFVAPKAAGVTGVTPADFAGKTLGAQSATVSANFLEDNYKDSSIKLYATQDEAYLDLANGRLDAVLADTGPSLLWLRSENGSCCQFVGDAVVKDDAIGIAVRKEDGDLRDMLNEAIAAIRANGTYAEINAKYFPFSIY, encoded by the coding sequence ATGAAGACGAAACAGACGATAATTGCCGTCCTGGCCCTGGCGCTCTCTGCCGGGGCGTCCGCCGCCAAGGACTGGACGACGGTCCGTATCGGCACCGAAGGCGCCTACCCGCCCTTCAACTATGTCGACACCAACAACGAACTGCAGGGCTTCGACATCGACATCGCCAAGGCGCTGTGCGCCCAGATGAAGGTCGAATGCGTCTTCGTCGCGCAGGATTGGGACGGCATCATCCCGGCCCTTCTCGCCAACAAGTACGATGCCATCGTCGCCTCCATGTCGATCACCGACGAGCGCAAGCAAACCGTTGATTTCACGGAGAAATACTACACCAACGCGCTGACCTTCGTGGCTCCCAAGGCGGCCGGAGTGACGGGCGTCACGCCGGCGGATTTCGCCGGCAAGACGCTGGGCGCGCAGAGCGCGACCGTTTCGGCGAATTTCCTGGAGGACAATTACAAGGACTCCTCCATCAAGCTCTACGCCACCCAGGACGAAGCCTATCTCGACCTTGCCAATGGCCGTCTCGACGCGGTTCTCGCCGATACCGGTCCTTCCTTGCTGTGGCTGAGGAGCGAAAATGGGAGTTGCTGCCAGTTCGTCGGCGACGCGGTCGTGAAGGACGATGCCATCGGCATCGCCGTGCGCAAGGAGGACGGCGATCTGCGGGACATGCTCAACGAAGCGATTGCCGCGATCCGCGCCAATGGAACCTATGCCGAGATCAACGCCAAATATTTTCCGTTCTCGATCTACTGA
- a CDS encoding molybdopterin molybdotransferase MoeA, giving the protein MPPKLLDDCFLHDKDRLRHDEALALLKGRIAPLSATERVALADAVGRVLAEEVRAPRPVPAFDNSAVDGYAFSHAEYLAAKGRLKISGRVAAGHPGSGPIAERTAARVFTGAVMPEGADTVAMQEDVTLEDAGGDEVAVIPEGLKQGANRRKAGEDLAAGEVLIGPGRRLRPQDLAAIASTGTAQIACHRRLRLAIVSTGDEIVRPGHTLAEGQVYDSNVYLLRALLETIGAEVNDLGVLTDRRDAVTAALADAAGKHDAIVTSGGASRGDEDHVVKAVEAMGKLHMWQLAIKPGRPMGFGQIDECLFFALPGNPVAVMVCFLLYVRPVLLRRSGADWPEPRRYLLPAAFSIKKKPDRREFLRGMIVADAAGRQTIDKYPRDGSGLVSSLRAADGLIEIAEEVISVSPGDPVAFIPFDGFGGY; this is encoded by the coding sequence GTGCCGCCAAAGCTTCTTGACGACTGTTTTCTGCACGACAAGGACCGGCTGCGCCACGACGAGGCATTGGCGCTGCTGAAGGGCCGTATCGCGCCGCTTTCCGCGACTGAGCGGGTGGCGCTCGCCGACGCGGTCGGCCGGGTGCTTGCGGAGGAGGTCCGCGCGCCGCGCCCGGTGCCGGCCTTCGACAATTCCGCCGTCGACGGTTATGCCTTCTCCCATGCCGAGTATCTCGCCGCCAAGGGGCGGCTGAAAATCTCAGGTCGCGTCGCCGCCGGCCATCCGGGCTCAGGCCCGATCGCCGAGAGAACGGCGGCGCGGGTGTTCACTGGGGCCGTAATGCCCGAGGGCGCCGACACAGTGGCGATGCAGGAGGACGTGACGCTCGAGGATGCGGGCGGAGACGAGGTCGCGGTCATCCCGGAAGGGTTGAAGCAGGGCGCCAACCGCCGCAAGGCCGGCGAGGACCTTGCCGCCGGCGAGGTGCTGATCGGCCCCGGCCGGCGCCTGCGCCCGCAGGACCTTGCCGCCATCGCCTCGACGGGAACGGCCCAGATCGCGTGTCACAGGCGGCTCAGGCTCGCGATCGTATCGACCGGCGATGAAATCGTCCGCCCCGGCCATACCTTGGCGGAGGGTCAGGTTTACGATTCCAACGTCTATCTGCTGCGCGCGCTGCTCGAAACCATAGGGGCCGAGGTGAACGACCTCGGCGTGCTGACCGACCGGCGCGATGCGGTCACCGCGGCGCTTGCGGACGCCGCAGGCAAGCACGATGCGATCGTCACCTCCGGCGGCGCCAGCCGCGGCGATGAGGATCACGTCGTCAAGGCGGTCGAGGCAATGGGCAAGCTGCACATGTGGCAGCTCGCCATCAAGCCGGGCCGCCCGATGGGCTTCGGCCAGATCGACGAGTGCCTGTTCTTTGCGCTTCCCGGCAACCCGGTCGCGGTGATGGTCTGCTTTCTCCTCTATGTGCGCCCCGTGTTGCTGCGCCGCTCCGGCGCCGACTGGCCCGAGCCGCGGCGCTATCTCCTTCCCGCTGCCTTTTCGATCAAGAAGAAGCCGGACCGGCGCGAATTCCTGCGCGGCATGATCGTCGCCGACGCCGCGGGAAGGCAGACGATCGACAAATATCCGCGCGACGGATCGGGCCTCGTCTCCTCGCTGCGCGCCGCCGACGGGCTGATCGAAATCGCCGAGGAGGTCATCTCGGTCTCCCCCGGCGACCCGGTCGCCTTCATCCCCTTCGACGGCTTCGGCGGCTACTGA